From the genome of Amylibacter sp. IMCC11727:
CCAAGCGTTGGGGTTGGAACAGGCGCGATCAAGTGATTTGCAGGGCAATGTTGATTTGCTGACGGCCACGTTGGAAACGGCCCGCACAGAAGCCGAAGCGCAGGCCGCGTTGATTGCGTCCCTGTCTTCGCAAACGGAAAATCAGGCGGCGCAGATTGCAGAGTTTGAAGATCAAGTTGCATCGCTGTTGGCGCAAAACAGCGATTTGGCCAGCACACTGGAGCAAAGCCAATCGCGGGTTGCTGTGCTGACAGGCGAAGTGGCTGAGGCCGCTGATCGCGAAGCGGATTTGCAGGATCAAAACCGCGTTTTGCTGGCGGATAAGGCGGCGTTGGAGCAGGCCAATCTGACGGTGATTTCAGAGAAAGAGGCGCTGCAATTGGCTTTGGCGCAAGCGCGCAGCGAAATCGACGAAGGTGTCGAGGCCGCACGTTTGGCAGCGGCGCGGCGCGAAGCCTTGGAAGCACTGATCGCAGATTTGCGCAGTGATGTTTCGCAAAAAGAAGGATCGTTGGCGGATGCTTTGGCGTTGCTGGCGCAGACGCAGGCGGATTTGGAAGGGTCACGTGGATCCCTGAGCGCGGCGTTGTCTGCGATGGGAAACACGGGAACGGATTTGTCGGACGCGCAAAGGGAATTGCGCCAAGCGCAGGCGGAATTGGCAGAGCGGGATGCGGTTATCGCAGCGCAAGGATTAACCGAACAGGAATTGCGCGCGCGGCTTGATGAATTGGTGCAGGGGCTAACGGATGCGGAGAAGGCGAAGCTGGCCGAAGCAGCCGCAGCGGCGGCACTGCGTGAACGATTGAAAGGCGCAGAGGACGAATTGACGGCCATGACATTGGCGTTAGAGGCGCAGCGCAAAGAAGCGGAAAATACACTGACCCTGTTGGCGGCGGCCCGTGCCGAGATCAGTGATGCAGATGTTAAGGCGGCGGAAAACCTGTCTGAGGCGGAGCGCCAAGCAGCGCTGTTGGTGGTTGCGCGTCAAGAGTTGGCAGAGGAGCAAGAAGTGAGTTTAGAGGCGCAGCGCAAGGTGGCGCTGTTGAACTCGCAAACTGTGGAATTGCGCAAACAGCTCGATACGTTGCAAGGCTTGCTCGATTTTGCAAACGCGGCAGATCAGAAGAGCAAAGTTCAGATCGAAGCGTTGGGCAAAAATCTGAATACAGCGCTGGCGCGAGTGGCCGCAGAGCAAAAGAAATTGGCCGAACAAACGCAAAAAACCGCCAAACTGGAAGAGGCCGAGCGCAAACGTTTGGAAGAAGAAGCGAAAGACCTACGTAAATTCCGATCTGAGTTCTTTGGGCGTTTGCGCGATGTTCTTGGCAGCCGCGAAGGCATTCGGATTGTGGGTGACCGATTTGTGTTTTCATCCGAAATTTTGTTTGGCGCTGGGTCGGCCGAGCTTGGCCCCCGTGGCCAAGAAGAAATCGCCAAGGTTGCGAACATTATTTTGGATGTGGCGGATCAAATTCCCAGCGAGATCGACTGGATTTTGCGGGTCGATGGGCACACCGACAAGGTTCCGTTGTCTGGGACAGGGCTTTATGCGGATAACTGGGAGCTGAGCCAAGCGCGGGCGCTATCGGTGGTGAAATACCTGATTTCTGATCTGGGTGTGCCCGCTGAACGACTGGCGGCGAACGGTTTCGGGGAGTTTCAACCGATTGTGGACGGGGATAGCCCCGAAGCGTTGGCGTTGAACCGTCGGATTGAGTTGAAGTTTACCGAGAAATAGGCGGTTTTGCCTTTTCAAGGTAATCGTCCATGGCGGGACGGTAGGCCTCAAGCTCTTGGGCAATCACATCAAAACCTTGCAGGCGTTTATCGTAGTCGCGCACGATTTCTGGCCAGTCTATGGGAAGGTTTAAAGCGGGTTCAAATGCTTTGATCCACGCGAAAGTCATGGCAAAGCCGCAGTCACACATCCACAACTTGGACGGGTCCAGCGGGTTTTGGGACAGTAGGAGTGCAAGGGAGGCCAGTTGTTTTGAAATAGCCGCGCCCCCTGCGATGACCGCGTTTGTGTCGCGGGTTTCAAAGGCAACTTGGGGGTACATGGCGCGCACGGCAGGTTCCAAACGGGTGTCGTGCGAGCGGCTGAATTCACGCGCTTTTGCCCGTAGTTTTGGGGTGTCGGGCAACATGGGTGTGGCTGGGAATGTTTCTTCTAGGTATTCGGCGATGGCTTCGGAATCGGACAGCATGAACCCGTCGTGGATCATTGCGGGGATGTTGCCTGAAGGGACGATGGCGCGGTAGGCATCCGAGCCGTAGCCGCCAGGTGGGGGCAGCTGTTCAAAGGGGATGTTTTTGTGGCGTAACAGGATGCGCAGTTTGGCCGAATAAACAGCGACTGGGACGGAATAGATGGTGAGCATGGGCGTTGATTTCATTCGTTGAGCCGAGAGCGTGCAGAGGTTGGGAACCGTTCCAGATCATCGTCGATCTGCAACCATTGAAGTTTGCTGCCCACATGTGCGTGAAGCGCTGGCGGGAGATCATCTGCTTGGTCAATCAGGCCGACAGAAATGTAGATTGTGTCGGGTAGATAATCGTATTGGCCTGTGAGTGGTGAACCGCAGTTTTTGCAAAACCCGCGTTTGACGCCAGTGGTGATGGTTGCGAATTTTCGCGCGTCTGGCGAGAAGTTTATGGCAGAGATGTCGAACGCGGCAAAGGCAGCGACAGGCGCGCCTGTGACCCGCCGGCAATCGGTGCAGTGGCAATAGGTGACGATGGAAGGTGGTTTTGCCGCGTGAAACCGCGTCGCGCCGCAGTAGCATTGGCCTGAGAAAGTTTTGGGAGACATGGGTAAACCGATCTAGCGCAGGGAGCGCCCTTTGAGGATTGCGTCTTTGCCGAACCGTTCGCGGATGGCGTCGGTGGCGCGTTCGGCCTTAGCGCGTTTGGCGGCGTCTTGTTCGAGCAGGTCCATGTAGTGGTCTGCCTCTTCGGGGCGGGTGAGGTGGCTGACGCCAACGCCGATCAGGCGAAAGGGCGCGCGATCCATCACGCCGTCGAGCATTTGGCGGGCGTTGGAATAGATGCGGTCGGCCATTTGGGTCGGTTCGTTTAATGTGGTGGAGCGGGTGAGGGATTTAAAATCAGATTTCTTGACCTTAAGGGTCACGGTTTTGCCCGCGTATTCTTTGGCTTTGCAGCGATCCGATACCTGTTCGGCCAAGCGCCAGAGGTGGCCGTCGAGGAGGTCGGCATCAGAGGTGTCTTCAAAGAATGTGGTTTCTTTGGAGATGCTTTTGACGGGGTCGCGGCCCGTAATACGGCGCTGATCGAGACCGCGCGCGAGATGCCAAAGGCGGTCGCCCATGCTGCCGTATCGTTCGCCAAGGGCCTTACGTTCGCGCCGACGTAGATCGGCAAAGGTCTGGATGCCGTCGCTTTGCAGCTTCTTTTGCAATACAGGGCCCGCGCCCCAGATTTTTTTGATCGGGAGTGGGGCGAGGAGATCGAGTGTTTCGTCCTGCCCAATGACGGAAAAGCCGCGCGGTTTATCAAGATCAGAGGCGAGTTTGGCGAGGAATTTGTTGTGCGACAGGCCAATGGAGCCAGAAATGCCGATTTCGGTTTCCATGCGTTTCACCAAACGGGCGAGCATGACAGCAGGGGGCGCGCCGTGCAGTTTTTCGGTGCCGCTAAGATCAATGAAGGCTTCGTCCAATGACAGAGGTTCGATGGCGGGGGTGAGATCGGACATCATTGATTTGATTTGTTTTGACACCTCTACATAGGTGCTCATGCGGGGGGGCACGACCACGGCATCGGGGCAGAGTTTCAAAGCCTTGAAAATGGGCATGGCGGAATGCACGCCGTTGATGCGGGCGATGTAGCAGGCGGTGGAGACCACACCGCGCTTGCCGCCGCCGATGATGACGGGTTTGTCGCGGATTTCTGGATTATCGCGTTTTTCGACAGACGCATAAAAGGCGTCGCAATCCATATGGGCGATGGACAGGTCAAACAGCTCTGGGTGTTGCAACACACGCGGCGAGGCGCAGTGTTCACAGCGCGGTTTTGGCGCGCAGACAGTTAGGCAATCACGGCAGAAGGCGGACATTGGCAGCAAGGTCTTTCGCAGAATACTGTCGTATTATCGCAAATGCCTGCTGCCAAGGCCAGTCAGTTGTCGCGTAGCCTTTCGCGGTAACCGTGAGTCACTTGGTGGTGGTTGAGAGACCTGTCAGTAACTGAGATGCAATGCGTTTCGCGAAGGGTTGATGTCTCAGGTTTTTAGCGAAACGTTTTAGTTGTTAAAATCGGCTCGTGCCCGTTGCACGATCATGCCAGGACAGTTGCGGTTGCCGATTGAGTTGATGATCACGTACCAAACGACTTCGCCTGGGCGGCCTGCTTTGGAGTATTCACAGCCAGATGGGTGTGTCCACCATTGGTTGGAATAGCCAGCAGGGGGCATGTGTTTGGACGATGGTGCGCCCGCGCCAAAGCCCTTTTTCGCGAAGAGTTCAAAACCTGCGTGTGCAGATGTAGACAACGCCGCAATGGCGATGGCCGTTGTTAGTGTGGTTTTCAAAAGGGGTTTCATCCCAAGCTCCTCTGATTGCTTTGAGGGTAGCTTCGGCCAAGGGCGTTACGGAGGTCTTAAAGATAAAACTGGAGTATCTTGGATTTGATTAAACTGAGGCCAGTTCCGAGAGGATTGCTTTGGTGGCAGCCACAGGGTCGTCTGCTTGGATGATGGGGCGTCCCACGACGATATGGTCGGCACCATCGCTTACGGCAGAAGCGGGGGTGGCGATGCGTTTTTGATCGCCAAGGGCGGCACCTGCTGGGCGCACACCTGGTGTGACGATAAGTTTGCCTTTTGCTTCGGGT
Proteins encoded in this window:
- a CDS encoding peptidoglycan -binding protein; amino-acid sequence: MALNRRSANRFSANIWPGFVDAMTALLLVLMFVLTIFMVVQFVLRDTITGQDAELDALSNELAGLSQALGLEQARSSDLQGNVDLLTATLETARTEAEAQAALIASLSSQTENQAAQIAEFEDQVASLLAQNSDLASTLEQSQSRVAVLTGEVAEAADREADLQDQNRVLLADKAALEQANLTVISEKEALQLALAQARSEIDEGVEAARLAAARREALEALIADLRSDVSQKEGSLADALALLAQTQADLEGSRGSLSAALSAMGNTGTDLSDAQRELRQAQAELAERDAVIAAQGLTEQELRARLDELVQGLTDAEKAKLAEAAAAAALRERLKGAEDELTAMTLALEAQRKEAENTLTLLAAARAEISDADVKAAENLSEAERQAALLVVARQELAEEQEVSLEAQRKVALLNSQTVELRKQLDTLQGLLDFANAADQKSKVQIEALGKNLNTALARVAAEQKKLAEQTQKTAKLEEAERKRLEEEAKDLRKFRSEFFGRLRDVLGSREGIRIVGDRFVFSSEILFGAGSAELGPRGQEEIAKVANIILDVADQIPSEIDWILRVDGHTDKVPLSGTGLYADNWELSQARALSVVKYLISDLGVPAERLAANGFGEFQPIVDGDSPEALALNRRIELKFTEK
- a CDS encoding glutathione S-transferase N-terminal domain-containing protein, encoding MKSTPMLTIYSVPVAVYSAKLRILLRHKNIPFEQLPPPGGYGSDAYRAIVPSGNIPAMIHDGFMLSDSEAIAEYLEETFPATPMLPDTPKLRAKAREFSRSHDTRLEPAVRAMYPQVAFETRDTNAVIAGGAAISKQLASLALLLSQNPLDPSKLWMCDCGFAMTFAWIKAFEPALNLPIDWPEIVRDYDKRLQGFDVIAQELEAYRPAMDDYLEKAKPPISR
- a CDS encoding GFA family protein, which encodes MSPKTFSGQCYCGATRFHAAKPPSIVTYCHCTDCRRVTGAPVAAFAAFDISAINFSPDARKFATITTGVKRGFCKNCGSPLTGQYDYLPDTIYISVGLIDQADDLPPALHAHVGSKLQWLQIDDDLERFPTSARSRLNE
- a CDS encoding DNA polymerase IV, with protein sequence MSAFCRDCLTVCAPKPRCEHCASPRVLQHPELFDLSIAHMDCDAFYASVEKRDNPEIRDKPVIIGGGKRGVVSTACYIARINGVHSAMPIFKALKLCPDAVVVPPRMSTYVEVSKQIKSMMSDLTPAIEPLSLDEAFIDLSGTEKLHGAPPAVMLARLVKRMETEIGISGSIGLSHNKFLAKLASDLDKPRGFSVIGQDETLDLLAPLPIKKIWGAGPVLQKKLQSDGIQTFADLRRRERKALGERYGSMGDRLWHLARGLDQRRITGRDPVKSISKETTFFEDTSDADLLDGHLWRLAEQVSDRCKAKEYAGKTVTLKVKKSDFKSLTRSTTLNEPTQMADRIYSNARQMLDGVMDRAPFRLIGVGVSHLTRPEEADHYMDLLEQDAAKRAKAERATDAIRERFGKDAILKGRSLR